The window CACATTGGCGCTGACACATTTGTAAAAGAGAATAAGAGCCTCTTCGTCTTTTTCCAAGGTCATCCGGAGTATGAATCCAATACTTTGCTACTTGAATACCGCAGAGATATAGGACGCTATCTTCGCGGAGAGACAAATACCTATCCACTAATGCCGCAAGGTTATTTCGATGACAGCACTGTGATCGCACTGGCAGCGCTACAAGCCGAAGTCAAATCACAACCTCGCGAAGATTTTTTCGCAAAAAGCTCGGCTATTCTCGGAAATTCCAGTCTCGAAGACACCTGGCACTCAACGGCTGCGTGCATCTACCGAAATTGGCTCGCGTACATATACGACCAGAAGCAACGACGGCTAGATGAAAGCGACTGTTTCAGTCCATCACATGAGATAGACGATTTAGCCCCAATGCTGGCCGCGACAGGGACCGCTTCCACCAGCCATCAGAGACGCAAGACTCGCTTGGCAGTTTGATTCTCGTCTTCGAGAACAGCCGTCTTCACTAAGCGCCGGACGAAACACCACAAACTGTCTTTAGTCTCAATCGACTTTTTATCGGAGAGTAATCCATGCCGTTGGAGTTAGATAGTTCACATCTTGGTGGAGACGTCGTAGTTATCGCGCCAAAGGTTTTAGGCGATGATCGCGGCTTCTTCATGGAGACATATCGTCAAGACAACTTTAGAGACATGGGGTTGCCCACCGAATGGGTTCAAGACAATCACTCTCGCTCCTCAAAAGGAGTGCTCCGTGGTCTCCATTTTCAATGGGAGCCACCGATGAGTAAGTTGATGCGGGTAACTCGTGGCGCGGCTTTTCTCGTCGCAGTAGATATTCGTAAGGGATCACCCACCCTAGGTAAATGGTTCGGCCTCGAAGTCACAGCGGACAACAAGAAGCAGGTATACGCACCGTACGGATTTGCACGGGGCTTCTGCGCGCTTACAGACGGGTGCGAAGTGCAATACAAGTGCACCGGAATCTACAACTCTGGAGCAGAGTCGGGTATCTACTACAACGATCCTGAGATCGGCATTGAGTGGCCTCTTGCAGACGTCACCGTATCTGCCAAAGATGCCAAGGCCCAATCTTTGGAAGAGTGGCTTGCATCGCCATCGTCTGACAACATCATCTATCAATCCAAATCAGCGTTTGCTGGAGGAGTGAAATAAATGCGTATTCTTATTGCTGGTGGCGCTGGTTATGTCGGTTCTGCACTAATTCCACATCTTCTGGATCGCGGCTACACGATCGACGTCGTCGATCTTTTCTGGTTCGGCAACAACCTACCGAACTATGTAGGCGTCCTCGAGAAAAACATCTTCGATCTGCAGGTGTCCGATCTTGCTGGCTACGATCAAGTCATTTTCCTGGCGGGTTTATCAAATGACCCGATGGCAGATTTTTCACCTGCCAAAAACTTCATCTTCAATGCATCCGCACCGGCATACTTGGCCTACATCGCCAAGAAGGCTAAGGTGAAGCGGTATATCTATGCGAGTTCGTGCTCGGTTTACGGATACACAGAGAACGAGCTCTTCGATGAGGATTGCCCCGTCAACTCAGCTAACCCATACGGTATCTCCAAGCTACAGGGTGAGCGCGCCGTTATGCAGATGGTCGATTCTGACTTCTCTGTCATCGCCCTACGCAAGGGAACAGTCTCTGGATACAGCCCGCGCATGCGCTACGATCTACTCGTCAACACGATGTTTAAGTGTGCAATGAAAGAAGGAATGATTCACGTCAACGATCCAGCGATATGGAGGCCCTTCCTCGCAATCGAAGACGCTGTTATGGCATACACGCGCGCTATCGAGGCCAACGAGTCCCTCAATGGCATCTTCAACATCGCATCCGGCAACCATACGGTGGGTGAAGTAGCCGATCTCGTAAAGTTTGCGGTTGAAGAAGAGTTTGGTCAAAAGATCGCGCTCGACATCAAGCACGTCAGAGATGCACGAAACTATAAGGTCTCAATCGACCGTGCAAATACCATTCTGAGTTTTCATCCACATCACACCGTCAGGTCTATCGTGCGCAGCCTGATCAGCAATATGGACAAGTGCGGAGACTGGGATAACTGCAAGTACTACAACATCCACGTCTTCAAGGAGCTCGAAAAACTGAACCCAGTCGACAGCTATGCGTTGACCCAGGCTGCTGGAGGCGCTCGGTGAAGGTTGCAGTACTGGGCTCCAACGGACAACTAGGCAGCGATGTATGCGCAGCCTTCCTGCGAAATGGCGATCAGGTCATCGGTCTCACCCATTCGGATATCGAGGTAACTTCGCCTTCCGCAGTCAATGCGGTGCTTACAGCTTCAATGCCGGAGTTCATCGTCAATACTGCAGCCATGCATCATGTAGATAAATGCGAGGCCGATCCCCTCGCTGCCTTCCAAGGCAACGCAATGGGCGCAAAGTACGTGGCCCAATGGGCCCAACAGGCAGGTGCGACAATAGCGTACGTAAGCACGGATTACGTCTTTGACGGGAAGAAAGGTGCTCCATACCTGGAAATCGACGCTGCCGTTCCACTCAACACCTATGGAATTACCAAGCTGGCAGGAGAGAACTACACCGCCGCTATTGCCCCGAAGCACTTCGTGCTTCGCGTCTCCGCCATCTACGGCCATCAGCCATGCCGCGCAAAGGGCGGGCTTAACTTCGTCGAAATGATGTTGAAACTGTCTCGCGAACGCGACGAACTTCGTGTCGTTGACGATGAGTTCGTTTCACCCACACCCACCGCACAGATCGCAGAGCAGTTGGTTGCACTCAGCCGCTCGACACACTACGGTCTTTACCACGCAACCACCGAAGGAAGCTGCTCGTGGTACGAATTTGCTGACGAGATCTTCCGCGCCACAGGCACCAAAATTCGCTTGGAAAAGGCACGGCCAGGAGAGTTTCCGGCAAAGGTTTTGCGTCCGAAATACTCCGTCCTTGAAAATCACGCACTAAAAGCAGCCCAGTTGAACGTGTTCACAGACTGGCGAGACGGCTTAGAAGGATATCTCCGTGCGCGCACCTAATTGTGATTGCATCGCAAAAGCAACGTCGGCGACAGGTGTGTTGGAAGCATGAACGACAAACACTACGATGTTGCCATTATTGGAGCCGGAATCATCGGGCTCGCCGTAGGTTTGCAACTCACTCGTAGAAATCCCGACCTGAAGGTCATCATTCTCGATAAAGAGAACGAAGTTGCCTCTCACCAGACGGGACACAACAGTGGAGTCATCCACTCTGGCTTGTACTACAAGCCAGGTTCGCTAAAAGCCCGGCTATGTGTCGAGGGCAGCGCGGCCATGATTCGGTTCTGCGAGGAACACGCAATCCCTTATGATGTCTGTGGCAAGATCATCGTCGCAACCGAAGAGCGCGAGATACCCAATCTAAATGAGCTGCTGCGTCGCGGACGCGCAAATGGCGTATCTGGCCTTCGCGAACTGAACCCCGATCAGATCCATGAGATTGAGCCTAACTCAGCGGGGCTGCGCGGCATCCATGTGCCGACTACTGCCATCACAGACTTCAAAATCGTCTCCGGTAAGTACGCCGAGCTTATAAAAAAAGACGGAGGTGAAGTACTTACCGGCTCCGGCGTCACGCGCATTGTGCGTGACGCCGACGGCATTATTCTGGAAACCTCTTCCGGAACAATTCACGCACGTTTTGCCGTCAACTGCGCTGGACTGCAGAGCGACCTCATCGCAAAGATGGCTGGCGCAAGCCTTGGACTTCGCATCGTGCCGTTCCGCGGCGAATACTTTGAGCTCGTACCCGCTAAACAACATCTCATCAAAGGCCTCATCTATCCCGTTGCGGACCCACGCTTTCCATTCTTAGGAGTCCACTTCACCAAGCGTATTCATGGCGGCGTCGAAGCCGGCCCGAATGCCGTTCTCTCGTTAAAACGGGAGGGTTACACCAGAACATCGTTCAACCTCTCCGACGCGCTCTCAACCGCATCATTCGCTGGATTCTGGAAAATGGCCTCTCGCCACTGGAAGAGCGGAATGGAAGAAGTCTATCGCTCCTGGAGTAAGCAGGCGTTTACACGAGCGCTCCAAAAACTGTTACCCAGTCTCAGCGACGAAGACATCCAGCCGGCAGGCTCCGGCGTACGCGCTCAAGCTTTGGACAATCGTGGAAATCTATTGGACGATTTTCATTTCGTTTACCAGGATCGAATTCTTCACGTCTGCAATGTGCCTTCCCCGGCCGCTACCGCTTCCCTGTTGATCGGCAGGGAGATCGTCTCG is drawn from Edaphobacter lichenicola and contains these coding sequences:
- the rfbC gene encoding dTDP-4-dehydrorhamnose 3,5-epimerase, yielding METYRQDNFRDMGLPTEWVQDNHSRSSKGVLRGLHFQWEPPMSKLMRVTRGAAFLVAVDIRKGSPTLGKWFGLEVTADNKKQVYAPYGFARGFCALTDGCEVQYKCTGIYNSGAESGIYYNDPEIGIEWPLADVTVSAKDAKAQSLEEWLASPSSDNIIYQSKSAFAGGVK
- a CDS encoding NAD-dependent epimerase/dehydratase family protein, with product MRILIAGGAGYVGSALIPHLLDRGYTIDVVDLFWFGNNLPNYVGVLEKNIFDLQVSDLAGYDQVIFLAGLSNDPMADFSPAKNFIFNASAPAYLAYIAKKAKVKRYIYASSCSVYGYTENELFDEDCPVNSANPYGISKLQGERAVMQMVDSDFSVIALRKGTVSGYSPRMRYDLLVNTMFKCAMKEGMIHVNDPAIWRPFLAIEDAVMAYTRAIEANESLNGIFNIASGNHTVGEVADLVKFAVEEEFGQKIALDIKHVRDARNYKVSIDRANTILSFHPHHTVRSIVRSLISNMDKCGDWDNCKYYNIHVFKELEKLNPVDSYALTQAAGGAR
- the rfbD gene encoding dTDP-4-dehydrorhamnose reductase, producing MKVAVLGSNGQLGSDVCAAFLRNGDQVIGLTHSDIEVTSPSAVNAVLTASMPEFIVNTAAMHHVDKCEADPLAAFQGNAMGAKYVAQWAQQAGATIAYVSTDYVFDGKKGAPYLEIDAAVPLNTYGITKLAGENYTAAIAPKHFVLRVSAIYGHQPCRAKGGLNFVEMMLKLSRERDELRVVDDEFVSPTPTAQIAEQLVALSRSTHYGLYHATTEGSCSWYEFADEIFRATGTKIRLEKARPGEFPAKVLRPKYSVLENHALKAAQLNVFTDWRDGLEGYLRART
- the lhgO gene encoding L-2-hydroxyglutarate oxidase produces the protein MNDKHYDVAIIGAGIIGLAVGLQLTRRNPDLKVIILDKENEVASHQTGHNSGVIHSGLYYKPGSLKARLCVEGSAAMIRFCEEHAIPYDVCGKIIVATEEREIPNLNELLRRGRANGVSGLRELNPDQIHEIEPNSAGLRGIHVPTTAITDFKIVSGKYAELIKKDGGEVLTGSGVTRIVRDADGIILETSSGTIHARFAVNCAGLQSDLIAKMAGASLGLRIVPFRGEYFELVPAKQHLIKGLIYPVADPRFPFLGVHFTKRIHGGVEAGPNAVLSLKREGYTRTSFNLSDALSTASFAGFWKMASRHWKSGMEEVYRSWSKQAFTRALQKLLPSLSDEDIQPAGSGVRAQALDNRGNLLDDFHFVYQDRILHVCNVPSPAATASLLIGREIVSMLERNSDFKKIQVAVKQEIPSACIN